In a genomic window of Zingiber officinale cultivar Zhangliang chromosome 9B, Zo_v1.1, whole genome shotgun sequence:
- the LOC122022482 gene encoding F-box protein At5g51370-like — protein MIHRLPSWTGLWFASATAASTKRPLHHALFDMRLGDQTQTLTKTPTLPCDGAGDLTLLLSDELLLRVLAAVPDSLRLPASLVCKRWLRLVGRLRRSLTLLEWSFLNTGRLPLRFPDLTDLDLVPASFASPSGSAAGAPLLTSGPVSVVVDTHADPPIGDCRFLDPDAIDRCLEIVARECPGLRKLSLVAVASETGLMAVAGGCETLQELELHRCSDLALRPISVFANLQILKLVGSVEGLYRGPGVTDIGLTILGHGCKRLVKLELSGCEGSYDGISAIGRCCLMLEELTIADHRMDAGWMTALSFCANLKTLRLQNCRSIDTDPGPLEHLGACPAMETLQIQRCQLRDRRSLQALFVVCETIRDLVLEDCWGLENDLFSLASICRRVMCLSLKGCSRVTTAGLEQIVLSCIDLQRLTVVSCNKIKDSEVSPALSSRFLYLKELKWRPDSKSVLAMSLMGMRLGRKGGRFFRRRTLWVQHRLKENEDEL, from the exons ATGATCCACCGCCTTCCATCCTGGACGGGCCTCTGGTTCGCTTCCGCCACAGCAGCCTCAACTAAAAGGCCTCTCCACCATGCGCTCTTCGACATGCGGCTCGGCGATCAAACCCAAACCCTAACGAAAACGCCGACTCTACCCTGCGATGGAGCCGGAGATCTCACTCTGCTGCTCTCGGACGAACTTCTTCTCCGCGTTCTCGCCGCTGTCCCTGACTCCCTTCGCCTCCCCGCCTCCCTCGTTTGCAAGCGATGGCTCCGCCTTGTCGGCCGCCTTCGCCGTTCGCTCACCCTACTCGAGTGGTCCTTCCTCAACACCGGCCGCCTCCCCCTCCGCTTTCCGGACCTCACCGACCTCGACCTCGTCCCCGCATCCTTCGCCTCGCCTTCGGGGTCCGCTGCCGGCGCGCCGCTGCTCACCAGCGGCCCCGTCTCCGTTGTCGTAGATACCCACGCCGACCCTCCCATCGGCGACTGCCGCTTCCTCGATCCGGATGCGATAGATCGCTGCCTCGAGATCGTCGCCCGTGAATGCCCCGGGCTCCGCAAGCTGTCCCTCGTCGCTGTTGCCTCCGAAACCGGGCTCATGGCGGTCGCTGGTGGATGCGAAACGCTGCAGGAGCTGGAGCTTCACCGGTGCTCCGACCTAGCCCTCCGCCCCATTTCCGTATTCGCTAATCTCCAAATCCTGAAGCTGGTGGGATCCGTCGAGGGGCTCTATCGCGGGCCCGGTGTCACCGACATTGGGCTCACGATACTTGGCCACGGCTGCAAGCGTCTGGTGAAGCTCGAGCTCAGTGGGTGCGAGGGAAGTTACGACGGCATCTCTGCCATCGGGCGTTGCTGTTTGATGCTCGAGGAACTGACGATCGCCGACCACCGGATGGACGCCGGGTGGATGACTGCGTTGTCCTTCTGTGCGAACCTAAAGACGCTGAGACTTCAGAATTGCAGGAGCATAGACACTGATCCGGGGCCATTGGAGCACCTAGGAGCTTGCCCGGCCATGGAGACACTGCAAATTCAGCGGTGCCAGCTGCGGGATAGAAGAAGCTTGCAAGCGCTGTTCGTGGTGTGCGAGACGATTAGGGATCTTGTGCTTGAAGATTGTTGGGGACTGGAGAATGACTTGTTCAGTCTCGCGAGCATATGCAG GAGGGTGATGTGTCTCTCCTTGAAAGGATGCTCACGAGTAACGACTGCAGGATTGGAACAAATAGTTCTGTCCTGTATAGATTTGCAGAGACTAACAGTTGTCTCATGCAATAAAATCAAGGACAGTGAAGTATCTCCTGCTCTATCAAGCCGTTTCTTATATCTCAAAGAGTTGAAGTGGCGTCCAGATTCAAAGTCTGTCCTGGCTATGAGCCTCATGGGGATGCGTCTTGGAAGGAAGGGTGGGAGATTCTTCAGAAGG CGAACGCTATGGGTTCAACACCGACTAAAGGAGAATGAGGACGAACTGTGA
- the LOC122023092 gene encoding glutathione S-transferase T3-like translates to MPFTSPTENESFSPTFVPETQLSDRESSIELVNLEKVDSDTAGRRKRSTWSKVEDEVLARSFVTISDDPIIDNDQKVDAFWGRIASYYNENHPPGTPNRIASVIRSHWHNTIQKKVYRFNANYNSVYSVYRSGHSDEDILRLAYEKYREENNGIAFNLEHVWKIIKDRPSFTPQSVDHLVGTKKARTSESEQAIPHLTKMRVYM, encoded by the coding sequence ATGCCTTTTACATCTCCGACGGAAAATGAGTCGTTTAGTCCGACTTTTGTTCCAGAGACTCAACTGTCTGACCGTGAATCCTCAATTGAGCTCGTAAATTTGGAGAAGGTGGATTCCGACACTGCAGGTAGAAGAAAGCGGTCAACATGGAGTAAGGTTGAAGATGAGGTTTTAGCAAGATCGTTTGTTACTATCAGTGATGATCCAATCATCGACAATGATCAGAAGGTGGATGCTTTTTGGGGACGTATTGCAAGCTACTACAATGAGAATCATCCTCCAGGTACACCCAATAGAATTGCTAGTGTCATACGATCGCACTGGCACAATACCATACAAAAAAAGGTATATCGCTTCAACGCAAATTACAATAGTGTTTATAGTGTGTATCGTAGCGGCCACAGTGATGAGGACATATTACGGCTTGCATATGAAAAGTATCGCGAGGAAAATAATGGCATTGCATTTAATCTCGAGCATGTATGGAAAATCATAAAAGATCGTCCAAGCTTTACTCCACAGTCCGTTGATCACCTTGTTGGCACGAAGAAGGCAAGGACCTCGGAGTCGGAGCAAGCAATACCTCATCTAACCAAGATGCGAGTCTACATGTAG